The Panicum virgatum strain AP13 unplaced genomic scaffold, P.virgatum_v5 scaffold_2378, whole genome shotgun sequence genome includes a region encoding these proteins:
- the LOC120694047 gene encoding uncharacterized protein LOC120694047 isoform X2, which produces MEPLQLTVEQICHQAHAAVDEHPRRVTAGKAVGAPAQRGAARGAHRSCSRNNTSVSGGAGQACSYPSCMALLGGVSRGRGAYPTALHGHGGASYERPMHSVGGIGSSIQARACLGASPTALHGRGGASYGRPMQCDGGVSCSINQAQACPVGHCCAPSYGSLGVHTSRGNNMLNIWRGGCTMWPPSMAAVDGVAEGEEEDYEDEVEEEDDEDEAEEEDAGVDGNGNDELGKREFQIFQHRSPSYMQLLIDMFSGLPVDGSRSYNPLHAYMQASEARGGESGDVEGGNQMINHITSSTHKRGTSSRATGNSSSKRTKSPIVKAVIDLMEKAETCSEKTREFVEYRAHAEFMTQRQLILERQNTILRTQREDATVQTGDGS; this is translated from the exons ATGGAGCCGCTGCAGCTCACCGTGGAGCAGATCTGTCATCAGGCCCATGCCGCAGTCGACGAGCATCCCCGTCGAGTCACTGCGGGCAAGGCCGTCGGGGCTCCCGCGCAGAGGGGTGCTGCCAGAGGTGCCCACCGTAGCTGCTCGCGCAACAACACTTCGGTCAGCGGTGGCGCCGGACAAGCGTGCTCCTACCCGTCGTGTATGGCCTTGCTAGGAGGCGTCAGCCGTGGCCGCGGCGCGTACCCTACGGCCTTGCACGGTCATGGCGGAGCCAGCTATGAGCGGCCTATGCACTCCGTCGGAGGCATCGGCTCTTCCATTCAAGCTCGAGCATGCCTTGGCGCGTCCCCTACGGCCTTGCACGGCCGTGGCGGAGCCAGCTATGGGCGGCCTATGCAGTGCGATGGAGGCGTCAGCTGTTCCATTAATCAAGCTCAAGCATGCCCAGTCGGCCATTGTTGTGCCCCCTCGTACGGTTCCCTTGGTGTACACACCTCCCGTGGCAACAACATGTTGAACATTTGGAGAGGCGGGTGTACAATGTGGCCACCCAGCATGGCTGCAGTGGACGGAGTTGCTgaaggtgaagaagaagattatgaagatgaagtggaagaagaagatgatgaagatgaagcagaagaagaagatgcagGAGTAGACGGCAACGGCAACGACGAGTTG GGGAAACGAGAGTTTCAGATATTTCAGCACCGCAGTCCTTCGTACATGCAGTTGCTCATTGATATGTTCTCTGGGTTGCCAGTAGATGGATCGAGGTCATATAACCCTTTACATGCATACATGCAAGCTTCGGAAGCAAGAGGTGGCGAATCAGGTGATGTAGAAGGAGGTAATCAGATGATCAACCACATTACCAGTTCCACTCATAAAAGGGGGACCAGTTCTCGCGCAACGGGCAATAGTTCTTCGAAGAGAACCAAGAGTCCTATTGTCAAAGCTGTGATTGACCTCATGGAGAAGGCGGAGACTTGTTCAGAGAAAACAAGAGAGTTTGTGGAGTATAGGGCGCATGCAGAGTTCATGACACAAAGGCAGCTTATATTGGAACGTCAAAACACCATCTTGCGTACACAAAGGGAAGATGCTACAGTCCAGACAGGAGATGGCAGCTAA
- the LOC120694047 gene encoding uncharacterized protein LOC120694047 isoform X1: MEPLQLTVEQICHQAHAAVDEHPRRVTAGKAVGAPAQRGAARGAHRSCSRNNTSVSGGAGQACSYPSCMALLGGVSRGRGAYPTALHGHGGASYERPMHSVGGIGSSIQARACLGASPTALHGRGGASYGRPMQCDGGVSCSINQAQACPVGHCCAPSYGSLGVHTSRGNNMLNIWRGGCTMWPPSMAAVDGVAEGEEEDYEDEVEEEDDEDEAEEEDAGVDGNGNDELNRFDTPHWTKMNIYHFCDLWLREMRIENCPNGEMSRVGFHNLIENYQRLVGYYHSVPQMRRRYSKCKDMYVFWRKTLNHTGTTIGPLGEIRAPFGWWITAGKREFQIFQHRSPSYMQLLIDMFSGLPVDGSRSYNPLHAYMQASEARGGESGDVEGGNQMINHITSSTHKRGTSSRATGNSSSKRTKSPIVKAVIDLMEKAETCSEKTREFVEYRAHAEFMTQRQLILERQNTILRTQREDATVQTGDGS; this comes from the exons ATGGAGCCGCTGCAGCTCACCGTGGAGCAGATCTGTCATCAGGCCCATGCCGCAGTCGACGAGCATCCCCGTCGAGTCACTGCGGGCAAGGCCGTCGGGGCTCCCGCGCAGAGGGGTGCTGCCAGAGGTGCCCACCGTAGCTGCTCGCGCAACAACACTTCGGTCAGCGGTGGCGCCGGACAAGCGTGCTCCTACCCGTCGTGTATGGCCTTGCTAGGAGGCGTCAGCCGTGGCCGCGGCGCGTACCCTACGGCCTTGCACGGTCATGGCGGAGCCAGCTATGAGCGGCCTATGCACTCCGTCGGAGGCATCGGCTCTTCCATTCAAGCTCGAGCATGCCTTGGCGCGTCCCCTACGGCCTTGCACGGCCGTGGCGGAGCCAGCTATGGGCGGCCTATGCAGTGCGATGGAGGCGTCAGCTGTTCCATTAATCAAGCTCAAGCATGCCCAGTCGGCCATTGTTGTGCCCCCTCGTACGGTTCCCTTGGTGTACACACCTCCCGTGGCAACAACATGTTGAACATTTGGAGAGGCGGGTGTACAATGTGGCCACCCAGCATGGCTGCAGTGGACGGAGTTGCTgaaggtgaagaagaagattatgaagatgaagtggaagaagaagatgatgaagatgaagcagaagaagaagatgcagGAGTAGACGGCAACGGCAACGACGAGTTG AACCGGTTTGACACGCCACATTGGACTAAAATGAACATCTACCACTTTTGTGATCTATGGTTGAGGGAAATGAGGATTGAAAATTGCCCCAATGGTGAAATGTCTCGAGTTGGGTTTCATAATCTTATAGAGAACTACCAGAGACTTGTTGGCTACTATCATTCAGTGCCTCAAATGAGGCGAAGATATTCCAAATGCAAGGACATGTATGTATTTTGGCGCAAAACACTAAATCATACAGGCACTACCATCGGCCCTTTGGGAGAAATTAGAGCACCGTTTGGGTGGTGGATCACGGCG GGGAAACGAGAGTTTCAGATATTTCAGCACCGCAGTCCTTCGTACATGCAGTTGCTCATTGATATGTTCTCTGGGTTGCCAGTAGATGGATCGAGGTCATATAACCCTTTACATGCATACATGCAAGCTTCGGAAGCAAGAGGTGGCGAATCAGGTGATGTAGAAGGAGGTAATCAGATGATCAACCACATTACCAGTTCCACTCATAAAAGGGGGACCAGTTCTCGCGCAACGGGCAATAGTTCTTCGAAGAGAACCAAGAGTCCTATTGTCAAAGCTGTGATTGACCTCATGGAGAAGGCGGAGACTTGTTCAGAGAAAACAAGAGAGTTTGTGGAGTATAGGGCGCATGCAGAGTTCATGACACAAAGGCAGCTTATATTGGAACGTCAAAACACCATCTTGCGTACACAAAGGGAAGATGCTACAGTCCAGACAGGAGATGGCAGCTAA